The Amycolatopsis nigrescens CSC17Ta-90 genomic interval GCCTTGGGGCGAGGTCCGTGGAAAAGATTGAGGTGGGTCATGGTGCGTTTCACCAGTAGTCGGCGTGCTCGGGCGGGGGCGGTGGTCGCCGCCGCGGCGATGGTCGCGGTCGGGCCGTTCGCCGTGCCCGCCCAGGCCCAGGATGCCCAGGCGGCCAAGGTGCTCCGGGTCGCACTGGTTCAGGAGATCGACCACCTCAACCCGTTCACCGCGGGCTTCGCCTCCAGCACGATGATCGGACGTCTGGCATATGAGTTCCTGACCCTGCCCTCGGCAGAGGACGCCACTCCGTCCGCAGGGCTGGCCGAGAAATGGGATCCCTCGCCGGACAAGCTGACCTGGACCTACACCCTCCGCCAGGGCGTGAAATGGTCCGATGGCAAGCCGGTGACGGCCAAGGACGCGGCCTACACGTTCAACCGGATCATGACCGACGAGAAGGCCGCCGAGGCCAACGGCAACTTCGTCGCCAACTTCGAGACGGTCACCGCGCCGGACGACCGGACCCTGGTGATCAAGACGAAGGAGCCGCAGGCGAGCATGAGCTCGCTGGACGTGCCGATCGTGCCGGAGCACATCTGGTCCGGCATTTCGGACATGGCGGACGAGCGGTCCGACACGCCCGAGGTGGTCGGCGTCGGGGACGGACCGTTCCTGGTCACCGAGTACCGCAAGAACGAAGTGGTCAAGCTCAAGGCGAACCCGGACTACTGGCGCGGCAAGGCCAAGGTCGACGAGATCCAGTTCATCAAGTACGAGAACGCCGAAGCCGCGGTGAACGCGCTGCAGAACAACGAGATCGACCTGGTCAACCGGCTCACCCCGACCCAGTTCGAGGCGCTGCAGGGCAAGGACGGCATCGCCACCAACAAGGCGCCGGGCCGCCGCTACCGCGAGATGCTGGTCAACCCCGGCGCGCAGAACGTGGACCGCCAGCCGATCGGTGACGGCAACCCGATCCTCAAGGACGTGCGGGTGCGCAAGGCGATCGGCAAGGCCGTCGACTCGCAGACCATTGTGGACAAGGTGGTCGGCGGTTACGGGCAGCCGGCGACCGGCCTGATCCCGCCGGTGTTCCCGGAGTACCACCTGGACGCGGCCGACTCGCAGAAGCCGCCGTTCGACTTGGCCGCGGCGAACCGCGAGCTGGACGCGGCCGGCTACCTGAAGGGCCAGGACGGCATCCGGGTCGCGCCGGACGGCAAGCGCCTTGAGTTCCGGCTGACCGGCCGGGCCAGCGAGAACTTCGCCCAGCGCGCCGCGGACTACGTAGTCGGCTGGCTCGGTGAGGCCGGCATCAAGGTGAACAAGCAGCTGGTGTCGGACAACGAGGTGGACGAGGTGACCTCGGCCGGGCTGTACGACCTGGCGTTCTCCGGCTACGCCACCAACCCGGACCCGGACTACACGCTGTCCAAGCAGACCTGCGCCAAGCTCCCGCTCGCCTCCGGCAGCGGTTCCAGCGCGTCGCTGTTCTGCGACGAGGAGTTCGACCGGCTCTACGGCGCGCAGCTCGCCGAAATCGACGTGCCAAAGCGGGCGGAGCTGGCCAAGCAGGCGCAGCGCCGGTACAACGACCAGGTGCCTTCGGTGGTGCTGGAGTACGACAACGTGCTGGAGGCCTACCGGTCGGACAAGTTCGCCGGCTTCCCAACGCAGCCCTCCTCCGGGGGGCCGATCATGGAGCAGGTCGGCTACTGGAGCTACTACGGTGCCACCCCCGCGTCCGAAGGCGGCTCCGCGGGCGGCGGGAGCAACACCGGCATGTGGATCGGCATCGGTGTCGCGGTCCTGATCGTGCTCGGTGGCGGCGGAGTGTTCCTGGCCAAGCGCGGCAAGGCCGCGGAAGATCGCGAGTAGGGCAGCGAGTTTGACCGACATGGCAAGCGCCATCGAACCGGAGTCGTTACCCGATCCGGACGAGCGGCGAGGCGGTACCGGCACCACCAGGTTCGTGCTCACCAAGCTGGCGGAGGCGGTTGGCAGCCTGGTCCTGGTCGTGGTGCTGGGTTTCCTGTTGTTCCGGATGATTCCCGGTGACCCGGTCGCGACCATGACCAGGGACCGGCCGACCAGCCCGGAGCAGCTGGCCGAGCTCCGCGAGCGGTTCGGCGTGGACAAGCCGATCCTGCAGCAGTTCGTCGACTACTTCGGCGGGCTGCTGCGGGGCGACCTCGGCCTGTCCTACGTCTACCAGCGGCCGGTCGCCGACCTGATCGGGGAGCGGTTGTGGCCGACGATCCTGCTGGTCGGCACCGCGACCGTGCTCGCGGTGCTGCTCGGCGTCTGGCTCGGGGTGCGCTCGGCGTGGCGGCGCGGCAGCGCCTTCGACAAGGCGAACACCGGTATCGCGCTGACCCTGTGGTCGATGCCGCAGTTCTGGCTCGGCATGCTGCTGCTGATCGCGACCCAGGGCCTGTTTCCGAGCCGGGGCATGCGGTCCGCGGACATCCCGGACGGGTTCTTCCCGCAGACGCTCGACGTGCTGCATCACCTGGCGCTGCCGTGCCTGACCCTGCTCGCGGTGATCTATGCCCAGTACATGCTGGTCATGCGGTCGTCGCTGCTCGGTGAGATGAACGCGGAGTACCTGGTCACCGCGCGCGCCAAGGGCCTGCGCGACGACCTGGTCCGGCGCCGGCACGCGGTGCCGAACGCGTTGCTGCCCACCATGACGCTGGTGTTCCTGCAGTTCGGCATGGTGGTGTCCGGCACGGTGACGGTGGAGACGGTGTTCTCCTGGCCGGGTCTCGGGCTGCTCACCTTCCAGGCCCTGCGCGGTCCGGACCTGCCGACCCTGCAGGGTGTTTTCGTGGTGCTGGCCGGCGCGGTGGTCGTGATGAACCTGCTCGCGGAGTTGCTCTACCGCGTGCTCGACCCGAGGGTGCGTGCGCAGTGACGGCGTCGAACGAGAGCGCGCGGACCATCGCCTGGCAGCGCCGCCGGGCTGCGGTGGGCCGGACCTGGCGTGAGTTCGCGGCGAACCGGGGCGGGCTGGTCGGCCTCGCCGTGCTGGCGCTGATCGTGGTGCTGGCCCTGCTCGCGCCGTTGATCACCGATGAGGCCGGGCTGGACGTCACCAGGGTGACCGGCAAGCCGTTGCAGTCGCCGAGCGGGGAGTACCTGCTCGGCACCGACGTGGACGGTCGTTCGGTACTGCTGATGACCTTCTGGGGCGCCAGGGTTTCGCTGCTGGTCGGTTTCGCGGCGACCCTACTCTCGGTGCTGATCGGCACCCTGGTCGGCATCATCGCGGCGCACTTCGGCGGCTGGGTGTCGGTGCTGCTGCTCCGGTTCACCGACTTCTTCCTGGTGCTGCCGTCGCTGGTGCTGGCCATCGCGCTGTCCACCGTGCTGCCGCAGGGCGTGGCC includes:
- a CDS encoding ABC transporter substrate-binding protein translates to MVRFTSSRRARAGAVVAAAAMVAVGPFAVPAQAQDAQAAKVLRVALVQEIDHLNPFTAGFASSTMIGRLAYEFLTLPSAEDATPSAGLAEKWDPSPDKLTWTYTLRQGVKWSDGKPVTAKDAAYTFNRIMTDEKAAEANGNFVANFETVTAPDDRTLVIKTKEPQASMSSLDVPIVPEHIWSGISDMADERSDTPEVVGVGDGPFLVTEYRKNEVVKLKANPDYWRGKAKVDEIQFIKYENAEAAVNALQNNEIDLVNRLTPTQFEALQGKDGIATNKAPGRRYREMLVNPGAQNVDRQPIGDGNPILKDVRVRKAIGKAVDSQTIVDKVVGGYGQPATGLIPPVFPEYHLDAADSQKPPFDLAAANRELDAAGYLKGQDGIRVAPDGKRLEFRLTGRASENFAQRAADYVVGWLGEAGIKVNKQLVSDNEVDEVTSAGLYDLAFSGYATNPDPDYTLSKQTCAKLPLASGSGSSASLFCDEEFDRLYGAQLAEIDVPKRAELAKQAQRRYNDQVPSVVLEYDNVLEAYRSDKFAGFPTQPSSGGPIMEQVGYWSYYGATPASEGGSAGGGSNTGMWIGIGVAVLIVLGGGGVFLAKRGKAAEDRE
- a CDS encoding ABC transporter permease, with the protein product MASAIEPESLPDPDERRGGTGTTRFVLTKLAEAVGSLVLVVVLGFLLFRMIPGDPVATMTRDRPTSPEQLAELRERFGVDKPILQQFVDYFGGLLRGDLGLSYVYQRPVADLIGERLWPTILLVGTATVLAVLLGVWLGVRSAWRRGSAFDKANTGIALTLWSMPQFWLGMLLLIATQGLFPSRGMRSADIPDGFFPQTLDVLHHLALPCLTLLAVIYAQYMLVMRSSLLGEMNAEYLVTARAKGLRDDLVRRRHAVPNALLPTMTLVFLQFGMVVSGTVTVETVFSWPGLGLLTFQALRGPDLPTLQGVFVVLAGAVVVMNLLAELLYRVLDPRVRAQ
- a CDS encoding ABC transporter permease produces the protein MTASNESARTIAWQRRRAAVGRTWREFAANRGGLVGLAVLALIVVLALLAPLITDEAGLDVTRVTGKPLQSPSGEYLLGTDVDGRSVLLMTFWGARVSLLVGFAATLLSVLIGTLVGIIAAHFGGWVSVLLLRFTDFFLVLPSLVLAIALSTVLPQGVATIILAVGITSWPTTARLVRAQTLTIESRPYIERAKALGGGHAHIVGKHVLPGVMPLVLANTTLVVGNSIIAEATLSFLGLGDPSVVSWGSMLQTALSSGAVSGGAWWYLLPPGVAIVLIVLSFTLVGRALETVLNPRLKGERS